Proteins from a genomic interval of Bacteroidia bacterium:
- the modC gene encoding molybdenum ABC transporter ATP-binding protein, whose product MLELDILLPRNHFDLKIQEKFSAGITGVFGPSGAGKTSMLHAIAGLAKPKEGFIKIGDKPLFDREAKLHVPIEKRNIGYVFQEGRLFPHMKVEKNLRYGQKKKGNNQVSFDEVVELLQLGHLLDRKISQISGGESQRTALGRSLLSSPDLLLLDEPFSAVDMVLRKQILPFIIRIQQKFKIPILVVSHDLPDLLKLSDRLCLIREGKVIGHDSYYELLKKPELADLFGASSVINAIDMRVVQAYPESGLTILNGNGEGQEVRIKCEQSREVYRKGQEIKIFIQADDIALSKEKLENVSIQNQLKGKITGIIERAASQLCVVDVGFPLLVEISAESQKRMDIRKGSEIWCLFKSVAIDVAD is encoded by the coding sequence ATGCTAGAGCTTGATATCCTATTGCCGAGGAACCATTTTGATCTGAAAATTCAAGAGAAATTTTCGGCTGGGATCACAGGTGTTTTTGGGCCTAGCGGTGCAGGAAAAACTTCAATGCTGCATGCGATTGCCGGTCTGGCAAAACCTAAAGAGGGATTTATCAAAATAGGGGATAAGCCCTTATTCGATAGGGAAGCAAAGCTCCATGTTCCTATAGAAAAGAGAAACATAGGTTACGTTTTTCAGGAAGGTCGCCTTTTTCCACATATGAAGGTAGAAAAGAACCTGAGATACGGCCAAAAAAAGAAGGGGAACAATCAAGTCTCATTCGATGAAGTTGTAGAACTCTTGCAACTAGGACATTTGTTGGATCGGAAGATAAGTCAGATTTCGGGAGGGGAAAGTCAGCGTACAGCTTTAGGCCGATCTTTACTTTCATCCCCAGATCTGCTTTTGCTGGATGAACCTTTTTCGGCAGTTGATATGGTTTTGCGTAAACAAATTTTGCCCTTTATCATCCGCATCCAACAGAAATTCAAAATCCCCATACTGGTGGTCAGTCATGATTTACCTGACTTACTAAAATTGAGCGATCGACTTTGCCTCATTCGGGAGGGGAAGGTAATTGGACATGATAGCTATTATGAATTGCTCAAAAAACCGGAATTGGCTGATCTTTTTGGCGCTAGTTCCGTGATCAATGCCATAGATATGCGAGTCGTTCAGGCCTATCCAGAAAGTGGGCTGACAATTTTGAATGGGAATGGAGAAGGGCAGGAGGTAAGAATAAAATGTGAACAGAGTCGGGAAGTCTATCGCAAGGGGCAGGAAATCAAAATTTTTATTCAGGCAGATGATATCGCCCTTTCCAAGGAAAAACTGGAAAATGTCAGTATTCAAAACCAGCTAAAAGGAAAGATCACTGGTATCATAGAAAGAGCTGCCAGCCAGCTTTGCGTGGTGGATGTCGGCTTTCCATTATTGGTCGAAATTAGTGCGGAATCTCAAAAAAGAATGGATATCAGGAAGGGTTCGGAGATTTGGTGCTTGTTTAAATCAGTGGCTATTGATGTGGCAGATTAA
- the modB gene encoding molybdate ABC transporter permease subunit, with protein MSELFEFNGAELQAISLSVQVALICSLISLPLALWLGYVMARKEFWGKSIVESIIHLPLVMPPVTTGYILLLLLGSKSPIGSWIYDTFGIKLAFSFYAAIIASVVVSFPLIVRSIRTSMELVDTGLEDASRMLGASKFKTFIQITIPLALPGVISGTILSFARSLGEFGATITFAGNIEGETQTLPLAIYSYMQIPGQEDSTFRLVLVSIFISFLAMILSEWYIKKMKNARA; from the coding sequence ATGAGTGAGTTATTCGAATTTAATGGGGCGGAATTACAGGCAATTTCCTTGTCTGTACAAGTCGCATTGATTTGTTCCTTGATTTCTCTGCCCCTCGCTCTGTGGCTCGGCTATGTGATGGCACGTAAGGAGTTTTGGGGGAAGTCGATCGTAGAAAGTATCATTCATCTTCCTTTGGTTATGCCTCCGGTTACTACAGGCTATATCCTCCTCCTACTTCTGGGCTCGAAAAGCCCGATCGGAAGCTGGATATATGATACTTTCGGGATCAAACTGGCCTTTTCCTTTTATGCGGCTATAATTGCCTCTGTTGTGGTTTCCTTTCCTTTGATTGTCCGTTCTATTCGAACCTCTATGGAATTGGTAGATACAGGATTGGAAGATGCCTCTCGCATGTTGGGGGCCAGCAAATTCAAAACATTTATCCAAATCACCATTCCTCTGGCATTGCCGGGGGTGATCTCGGGTACTATTTTGAGCTTTGCCCGCTCATTGGGAGAGTTTGGAGCTACGATTACCTTCGCCGGAAATATCGAAGGAGAAACCCAAACTTTACCCCTGGCCATTTATTCCTATATGCAGATCCCCGGACAAGAAGATTCGACTTTTCGCCTTGTTTTGGTATCCATTTTCATTTCCTTTCTGGCAATGATTCTTTCGGAGTGGTATATAAAGAAAATGAAAAATGCTAGAGCTTGA
- the modA gene encoding molybdate ABC transporter substrate-binding protein: protein MDQKTNQLNKPGVFRWMVRPRLLSLSLLLSMVSAFLFSACESEKEEHTLTIFAAASLGDVLRELGKGFEQGKEVNLRFNFGSSGTLARQIAEGAQPDLYISANEKWAQYLQEEGAFGGSKPERIAQNRLVMIAPQNLRLDDFGIDSSLNLPAILGEKRLSLGDPNHVPAGQYARQALQHFDLYKEAEPYILPGKDVRSALMVVELEEAALGVVYRTDALRSKKVNILAQFPQESHDGIYYYAGMCTERGLVKDFLSYLVSEEGKSIWERYGFE, encoded by the coding sequence GTGGATCAAAAGACAAATCAATTGAATAAACCTGGTGTTTTCCGCTGGATGGTAAGGCCACGACTTTTATCTCTCAGTTTACTATTGAGCATGGTATCTGCATTTCTTTTTTCGGCCTGCGAAAGTGAAAAAGAAGAACATACGCTGACTATTTTTGCAGCGGCCAGTTTGGGAGATGTTCTTCGAGAGTTGGGAAAGGGTTTTGAGCAGGGGAAAGAAGTGAATCTGAGATTTAATTTCGGATCGAGCGGAACCCTGGCCCGTCAAATCGCAGAAGGAGCCCAGCCGGATCTCTATATTTCTGCCAATGAAAAATGGGCCCAATATTTACAAGAGGAAGGCGCTTTTGGTGGAAGTAAGCCTGAGAGGATTGCGCAAAACAGATTGGTCATGATAGCACCACAAAACCTCCGACTAGATGACTTTGGGATAGATAGTAGCTTGAATCTGCCAGCTATACTTGGAGAAAAAAGACTTTCTTTGGGAGATCCCAATCATGTACCAGCCGGACAATATGCACGTCAGGCCCTGCAACATTTCGATTTATATAAAGAAGCTGAGCCCTATATATTACCGGGCAAGGATGTGAGATCAGCCCTAATGGTTGTTGAGTTGGAAGAGGCGGCTTTGGGAGTTGTATATCGGACAGATGCCCTTCGATCGAAGAAAGTCAATATACTTGCTCAGTTCCCACAAGAGTCGCATGATGGTATTTACTACTATGCCGGGATGTGTACAGAAAGAGGTCTGGTAAAAGATTTTCTGTCTTATCTCGTTTCAGAGGAAGGGAAAAGCATCTGGGAGCGATACGGTTTTGAGTAA